The following proteins are encoded in a genomic region of Methanobacterium sp.:
- a CDS encoding ABC transporter permease, which produces MRKVIISLAVPVTIIILWSFLTFLNFVPSYILPTPYEVLTSFFELLVSGELFIDMVSTIIRIIVGFLIAAAVAIPIGIGIGWSKEIETLLNSVIQILRPIPPLAWIPFALLWFGLGLQSEVFIIFIGAFFPILLNTIDGVKGVEKVFIEAAYTLGASERQLLSNVVLPASLPGIFTGLRIGIGIGFMSSIAAEMIAAKSGLGYLIMKAMRLIDTGDVIVGMLTIGVIGFVINLLFKKAEDRYILWRGKYV; this is translated from the coding sequence TTGAGAAAAGTCATAATATCACTTGCTGTACCAGTTACTATAATAATACTATGGTCATTTTTAACTTTCCTGAATTTTGTACCTTCTTACATCCTTCCAACACCATATGAGGTCTTAACATCATTTTTTGAGCTTCTTGTAAGTGGTGAACTGTTTATTGACATGGTTAGCACAATAATAAGAATCATAGTTGGTTTTCTCATAGCTGCTGCAGTTGCAATACCTATAGGAATTGGAATAGGATGGTCAAAGGAAATTGAAACTCTTTTAAATTCTGTAATTCAAATTTTACGTCCCATACCTCCTCTTGCATGGATACCCTTTGCTCTGCTCTGGTTTGGATTGGGGCTTCAATCAGAAGTTTTTATCATATTCATCGGCGCATTTTTTCCTATACTGCTCAACACAATAGATGGTGTGAAGGGAGTTGAAAAGGTATTTATAGAGGCCGCATATACTCTTGGAGCCAGTGAACGTCAGCTTTTAAGTAATGTAGTATTACCTGCATCATTACCCGGCATATTCACCGGCTTGAGGATTGGAATTGGAATTGGATTTATGAGTTCTATAGCTGCCGAAATGATAGCTGCAAAGTCTGGTTTAGGTTATCTTATCATGAAAGCTATGCGCCTTATTGACACCGGAGACGTCATTGTAGGCATGCTTACAATCGGAGTAATAGGATTTGTAATTAACCTCCTCTTCAAAAAAGCAGAGGATCGATACATTTTATGGAGAGGAAAATATGTCTAA